From the Cohaesibacter sp. ES.047 genome, one window contains:
- a CDS encoding 2-oxoacid:acceptor oxidoreductase family protein yields the protein MNDKLPNTPVYPGVPTVIHGNGAIAQVMGQVCGGVIGYPITPSTEIAELYESFRASGGQNLWGRHPFFFEPEGEHSAQSGALGAALTGGQYISNASSSQGVLYGLESHYVTVGKKVGGFVMQVAARSVSRHSLNVMAGHDDVYALLPSGYTILFGSNPQESADLAAISYRASAMSMIPVANCMDGFVTSHMMSEVLMPEDELLADFIGDPTDNIPCPTVAQEMLFGSKGRVFHLKRYLGRHSSDMEQDVYAKLIAFLGDNSDAIEADNDGELIAQTLELVPAELHAQWKRQWTNATPKGTRQRVPAQVDVNNPGLTGGVQNQPDYQAGSVDHRTHFVRDVPRFVKEAMDEYSVLTGRHYAPIKTFECDDAETVVIGLGSVTDDAEAVASYLRRQGKKVGVISVKMLQPFPEAEMVAALAGKKAATILERSDVTALTGLVKEALLKAVENASAPRYAGIPALKELPKLTTAIFGLGAHDLQPRHMVAAFENMEGKNAPFVYLGSQFFSKDPHPAMAELQEKLRAAYPETELMALETKANPRMLPDEALRIRFHSVGGYGTIATGKLLTDILANVLNLYSKAAPKYGSEKSGAPTNYYITLSPEPVKITNADLEDVEVVVSPDHKVFAHSNPLRGLIEGGTFILQSNLSPLEVWKEMPSAMRQTIIQRKIRFMVIDGFKIAKKHAPSPELETRMMGIAFIGSICGHVDRVSKGASEDALLEKVRSQIAYKFGNKGAAVVDGNMAVIRDGLKATVLVDYTSPEFEAISATVDEEPVFSPKISASMCRIAEDASPSALFDHNYYEDSMAASYRDGSIGEAPVLPGSGMFMPSGTAAGKDKGLFRRAVPVFNPDACTGCLDCSMVCPDAAIPPSVFDINELLMSAAKNVDMPNAQREVIREHIRSVGDAVRAKLNGGAEASFAELTKAAVDELYVESAVVKGNLARIVEAVAVLPVAKTRPFFDTPEKEHSGQGGLFTVAIDPWKCTGCLECVEICGPGALVEAEQDAPLLQDLQAKFNFLSKTPNTPARFVEPAFESDSEIKRMMLDRSTYYATTGGHGACRGCGEVTAIRQVVSATHAIHDRRQKAHIREMEQLVQRLGDKLVEVKGDKEREDRIAATLKTLNKRLFLLEGGPTGNGPSPLMVANATGCSSVYASTFPYNPYNDPWVNSLFQDGPAVAKGLFEGMTANAAADFRALRVAKLELANAYDPATDDAFLKNFEWHDFSKDERDLLPTVMNISGDGAAYDIGFGALSRLLASNSPIKVMVLNSGVYSNTGGQASTASLSGQDSDLARFGKASPGKLEDRKELGLIASFHPNVLVVQSATAFPGHFLKNVMAYLKHSTSPALLDVYTPCQGEHGIADDAANRRARLAVEARVSPLFVHDPKAGETLAERFSIEGNPAMDHDWATMTLEYMEDGQLKLMDVPLTPADYAHDETRFKKQFRPLADGVEGVPIHDYINLPKVERGRVVPFVYKTNGKRELVRLQVGEMVVHLVEERRHNWRTLQHLAGLDMVKVSSEHKAEIASLKQQYEEAINDREATMDSIATGMSELAAASGAPAAVGFGGAMAPTAAAAPAAAAPQANGSAIPHIHDEDVSLCTDCKTCYQEVPELFELTKVIVDGAAKQVAHTIPGALDQVEMTPQLSARLSKVAATCDAEIVK from the coding sequence ATGAACGACAAACTTCCTAACACGCCGGTATATCCCGGAGTTCCAACCGTCATTCATGGCAACGGTGCAATCGCACAGGTCATGGGCCAGGTTTGCGGTGGTGTGATTGGCTATCCGATCACCCCCTCGACAGAAATCGCCGAGCTTTATGAATCCTTCCGGGCATCCGGTGGTCAGAACCTCTGGGGCCGTCATCCCTTCTTCTTCGAGCCCGAAGGCGAGCATTCAGCCCAGTCCGGTGCTCTTGGCGCCGCATTGACCGGCGGCCAGTATATTTCCAACGCCTCGTCCTCTCAGGGCGTTCTGTATGGTCTGGAATCGCATTATGTAACCGTCGGCAAGAAAGTCGGCGGTTTTGTCATGCAGGTGGCCGCACGCTCCGTCTCCCGCCATTCGCTGAACGTGATGGCCGGTCATGATGACGTCTACGCCCTGTTGCCATCGGGCTACACGATCCTCTTCGGCTCCAACCCTCAGGAATCGGCTGACCTTGCCGCGATTTCCTATCGCGCCAGCGCGATGTCCATGATCCCGGTTGCCAACTGCATGGACGGGTTTGTCACCAGCCACATGATGAGCGAAGTCCTGATGCCTGAAGATGAGCTTCTGGCGGACTTTATTGGTGATCCGACTGACAACATTCCGTGCCCGACCGTCGCGCAGGAAATGCTGTTCGGCTCCAAGGGGCGCGTTTTCCACCTGAAGCGCTACCTCGGTCGCCACAGCTCGGACATGGAACAGGATGTCTACGCCAAGTTGATCGCCTTCCTTGGTGACAATTCCGATGCCATCGAGGCCGACAACGACGGCGAGCTGATTGCCCAGACGCTAGAACTCGTGCCCGCCGAGCTGCATGCCCAGTGGAAACGCCAGTGGACCAATGCCACCCCCAAAGGCACCCGCCAGCGTGTTCCCGCTCAGGTCGATGTCAACAACCCCGGCCTGACCGGTGGTGTTCAGAACCAGCCAGACTATCAGGCAGGCTCGGTTGACCATCGCACCCACTTCGTGCGCGACGTTCCCCGCTTCGTAAAGGAAGCGATGGACGAATACTCCGTACTCACCGGCCGCCATTATGCGCCCATCAAGACCTTTGAATGCGACGATGCCGAAACCGTCGTGATCGGTCTGGGCTCTGTGACCGACGATGCCGAAGCCGTTGCATCCTATCTGCGCCGTCAAGGCAAGAAGGTCGGCGTCATCTCCGTCAAGATGCTGCAGCCCTTCCCGGAAGCAGAAATGGTTGCCGCCCTTGCAGGCAAGAAAGCCGCGACCATCCTTGAACGCTCCGACGTCACGGCCCTTACCGGTCTTGTCAAGGAGGCCCTTCTCAAGGCTGTCGAAAATGCCTCCGCCCCGCGCTATGCAGGTATTCCGGCTCTCAAGGAACTGCCGAAACTGACCACTGCGATTTTCGGTCTTGGTGCGCACGATCTGCAGCCACGGCACATGGTTGCCGCCTTTGAGAATATGGAAGGCAAGAACGCGCCGTTCGTTTATCTCGGTAGCCAGTTCTTCTCCAAGGATCCGCACCCGGCCATGGCCGAGCTGCAGGAAAAACTCCGCGCTGCCTATCCCGAAACCGAGCTGATGGCGCTGGAAACCAAAGCCAATCCGCGCATGCTGCCCGATGAGGCCCTCCGCATCCGCTTCCACTCTGTGGGCGGTTACGGCACCATCGCAACCGGCAAGCTGCTCACCGATATCCTAGCCAACGTGCTCAACCTCTACTCCAAGGCCGCACCGAAATACGGCTCGGAAAAATCCGGCGCGCCGACCAACTACTACATCACCCTGTCGCCAGAACCGGTGAAAATCACCAACGCTGACCTGGAAGATGTGGAAGTGGTTGTCTCGCCCGACCACAAGGTCTTTGCCCATTCCAACCCACTGCGCGGCCTGATCGAGGGTGGCACGTTCATCCTGCAGTCCAACCTGTCGCCGCTTGAGGTCTGGAAGGAAATGCCGTCGGCCATGCGCCAGACCATCATCCAGCGCAAGATCCGCTTCATGGTGATTGACGGCTTCAAGATCGCCAAGAAACATGCCCCAAGCCCCGAGCTTGAAACCCGCATGATGGGGATCGCCTTCATCGGTTCGATCTGTGGTCACGTCGATCGCGTCTCCAAGGGCGCTTCCGAAGACGCGCTGCTTGAAAAGGTCCGCAGCCAGATTGCCTACAAGTTCGGCAACAAGGGTGCCGCCGTTGTCGATGGCAACATGGCGGTCATCCGCGATGGCCTCAAAGCAACGGTTCTGGTCGACTATACGTCACCTGAATTCGAAGCGATCAGCGCTACGGTAGATGAGGAGCCGGTCTTCTCGCCGAAGATCTCTGCCAGTATGTGCCGCATTGCCGAGGATGCATCGCCATCCGCGCTGTTCGACCACAACTATTATGAAGACTCCATGGCGGCATCTTACCGCGATGGGTCCATCGGCGAGGCTCCGGTGCTGCCGGGCTCGGGCATGTTCATGCCCTCTGGCACTGCCGCTGGCAAGGACAAGGGTCTGTTCCGCCGTGCGGTTCCGGTCTTCAACCCCGATGCCTGTACGGGCTGTCTTGACTGCTCCATGGTTTGCCCGGATGCAGCCATTCCTCCGAGCGTCTTTGATATCAACGAGCTGCTGATGTCAGCGGCCAAGAATGTCGACATGCCGAACGCCCAGCGTGAGGTCATCCGCGAGCATATCCGTTCGGTCGGTGATGCCGTCCGTGCCAAGCTCAATGGGGGAGCCGAAGCCAGCTTTGCCGAGCTGACCAAAGCCGCGGTTGATGAGCTCTATGTCGAAAGCGCCGTCGTCAAGGGAAACCTTGCCCGCATCGTCGAGGCTGTTGCCGTGCTGCCCGTCGCCAAGACGCGGCCTTTCTTTGATACGCCGGAAAAAGAGCATTCCGGTCAGGGCGGTCTGTTCACGGTCGCGATTGATCCTTGGAAATGCACAGGCTGTCTGGAATGCGTCGAGATCTGCGGTCCGGGCGCTCTGGTGGAAGCCGAGCAGGACGCTCCGCTCTTGCAGGACCTTCAGGCGAAATTCAACTTCCTGTCGAAAACACCCAATACGCCAGCCCGCTTCGTCGAGCCGGCCTTTGAGTCCGACAGCGAAATCAAGCGCATGATGCTCGATCGCAGCACCTATTACGCCACCACCGGTGGTCATGGGGCCTGCCGCGGCTGTGGCGAAGTGACCGCGATCCGTCAGGTTGTCTCGGCAACCCATGCGATCCATGATCGCCGTCAGAAAGCCCACATCCGCGAGATGGAGCAGCTGGTTCAGCGCCTTGGCGACAAACTCGTCGAGGTCAAGGGCGACAAAGAGCGCGAGGACCGCATCGCTGCGACCCTTAAAACGCTCAACAAACGCCTGTTCCTCTTGGAAGGCGGTCCAACAGGCAATGGTCCATCGCCGTTGATGGTTGCCAACGCCACCGGCTGTAGCTCGGTTTATGCCTCTACCTTCCCTTACAACCCCTACAATGATCCGTGGGTCAACAGCCTGTTCCAGGATGGCCCCGCCGTTGCCAAGGGTCTGTTCGAAGGCATGACGGCCAATGCCGCCGCCGACTTCCGGGCGCTTCGCGTTGCCAAGCTCGAGCTTGCGAACGCCTACGATCCGGCAACGGACGATGCGTTCCTGAAGAACTTCGAATGGCACGATTTCTCCAAAGACGAGCGTGATCTTCTGCCAACGGTGATGAACATCTCCGGTGACGGTGCCGCTTACGATATCGGCTTTGGTGCCCTGTCCCGCCTTCTGGCCAGCAACTCGCCGATCAAGGTGATGGTGCTGAACTCCGGTGTCTATTCCAACACCGGTGGTCAGGCGTCCACGGCCAGCCTTTCGGGGCAAGACAGTGACCTTGCCCGCTTCGGCAAGGCCAGCCCCGGCAAGCTGGAGGACCGCAAGGAACTGGGCCTCATCGCCTCCTTCCACCCCAATGTGCTGGTGGTGCAGAGTGCTACGGCTTTCCCCGGCCATTTCCTTAAGAATGTGATGGCCTATCTGAAGCATTCGACTTCGCCGGCCCTGTTGGATGTCTACACCCCCTGTCAGGGTGAGCATGGCATCGCCGACGATGCTGCCAACCGCCGCGCAAGACTGGCGGTGGAAGCCCGTGTCAGCCCGCTCTTTGTCCATGATCCCAAGGCCGGTGAAACCCTCGCCGAGCGCTTCTCGATCGAAGGCAACCCTGCCATGGATCACGACTGGGCAACCATGACGCTCGAATATATGGAAGACGGTCAGCTCAAGTTGATGGATGTTCCATTGACCCCGGCCGACTATGCTCATGATGAAACCCGCTTCAAAAAGCAGTTCCGTCCATTGGCGGACGGCGTGGAAGGCGTGCCGATCCACGACTATATCAACCTGCCGAAAGTCGAGCGGGGCCGCGTGGTGCCGTTCGTCTACAAGACCAACGGCAAGCGCGAACTGGTTCGGTTGCAAGTCGGTGAGATGGTTGTGCATCTGGTCGAGGAACGGCGCCACAACTGGCGGACACTCCAGCATCTGGCCGGCCTCGACATGGTCAAGGTGTCATCCGAGCACAAGGCAGAGATCGCGTCTTTGAAACAGCAGTATGAAGAAGCGATCAACGACCGTGAAGCAACCATGGACAGCATCGCAACCGGCATGAGTGAGCTGGCGGCTGCATCCGGAGCGCCCGCTGCGGTTGGCTTCGGTGGGGCTATGGCTCCAACTGCTGCTGCTGCACCAGCTGCCGCTGCGCCTCAAGCCAACGGTTCGGCCATCCCGCATATCCATGATGAGGATGTGAGCCTCTGCACCGATTGCAAGACCTGCTATCAGGAAGTGCCCGAACTGTTCGAGTTGACCAAGGTCATCGTCGACGGGGCGGCCAAACAGGTCGCGCACACGATCCCCGGTGCTCTGGATCAGGTCGAGATGACCCCGCAGCTGAGCGCCCGGCTTTCCAAGGTCGCAGCAACCTGTGATGCGGAGATCGTCAAATGA
- a CDS encoding circularly permuted type 2 ATP-grasp protein — MAHDRGTVMQVNQSKPTENQSSNGGSTNRSGQVQLNMPTLLYQPQAGIHDEMMDSNGQIRPHWQNWFQSFSNWSPDERTSHAEQLNQVVRETGIAYDLFADPNETKQPWSIDLAPLIISPEEWQWLKAALAQRARLFNAINLDLYGPQKLIREGLVPAALIFSDKTYLRSMQGHKNMSNGLQFFASDLAKGPDGTWRVLDNHAETPAGVGFALANRISLTHCESNMFRESRALRLAPYFQQLQTTLINRSGVDDPHIAVLSPGPDHPDYFSHAYLARYLGYLLVEGGDLVCQNNQVCLKTLAGLKPIDLIVRSIEGAKADPLELDPTGFDGATSMVRAVRGMGVKIVNQLGTAIVENRGIAPYLPRICQYLLSEDLKLHEAPRWWLGDPASKSHLVDNLDEMLISNAHEGSGRPGEVRPAVDGAELDEAGREQLMQRIELFGNQMIAEKKMDFSTTPSWDGNSLKPQSFAVRFYTFRRSKNYQVMPGGLSMSLGAQKAVGLYSPDGITRDVWVQSDATPAPFESIWASRESPSAYSRAGRSLQSRIADNLFWLGRNVERAEWQFRLCRQALSRLNEDSGPEEDQRTITTALNSLILRAPKAPIFDAGFGGMNEIERLVRTILYGKGRVHGFQESRFHMHRLAGLTRDRMSSDAWRILNDFFTDRRWHQQPGFVHSGQVVDLIDRGLISLAAFSGVAMENMTRNYGWRFLDMGRRIERAENLSSLFSRLVFSSGMAADAPRRMMFILEVADSFITYRSRYRIMPSLPAVIDLLLLDEANPRSMVFQIAALHDHIHSLPKEPEIGQRSEENRLVLSLLSQLQLAEGHLLAQIPQLDEGKDIEQMIAEESELERLLRDQTNQLPLLTEILTRRYFTHTEEQPYRI; from the coding sequence ATGGCTCATGACCGCGGAACCGTTATGCAAGTAAACCAGTCAAAGCCTACCGAGAACCAGAGCTCGAACGGTGGCAGCACCAATCGCTCCGGACAGGTGCAATTGAACATGCCCACCCTGCTTTATCAGCCGCAGGCCGGTATCCATGATGAAATGATGGATAGCAACGGTCAGATTCGGCCTCATTGGCAAAACTGGTTTCAGTCTTTTTCCAACTGGTCGCCCGATGAACGCACATCCCATGCAGAGCAGCTCAATCAGGTGGTGCGGGAAACCGGCATTGCCTATGATCTTTTTGCTGATCCCAACGAGACAAAACAGCCCTGGTCGATCGATCTGGCACCGCTGATCATTTCACCTGAAGAATGGCAATGGCTGAAAGCTGCGCTTGCTCAAAGAGCGCGCCTGTTCAACGCCATCAATCTCGACCTGTATGGCCCGCAGAAACTGATCCGGGAAGGGCTCGTTCCTGCAGCCCTGATCTTTAGCGACAAGACCTACCTGCGCTCGATGCAGGGCCATAAGAATATGTCCAACGGGTTGCAGTTCTTTGCCTCCGACCTTGCCAAGGGGCCCGATGGCACATGGCGGGTGCTGGACAACCATGCCGAAACCCCTGCCGGAGTGGGATTTGCGCTTGCGAACAGGATTTCGCTCACCCATTGCGAAAGCAATATGTTCCGCGAGAGCCGCGCCTTGCGCCTTGCGCCCTATTTCCAGCAGCTCCAGACCACGCTGATCAATCGGTCCGGCGTTGATGATCCGCATATCGCGGTGCTGTCGCCCGGCCCCGATCATCCCGATTATTTCTCCCATGCCTATCTGGCCCGCTATCTGGGGTATCTGCTTGTCGAAGGCGGAGATCTGGTTTGTCAGAACAATCAGGTCTGCCTGAAAACACTTGCTGGTCTGAAACCCATCGACCTGATCGTCCGGTCCATCGAAGGTGCCAAAGCCGATCCTTTGGAGCTGGATCCCACCGGCTTTGACGGTGCCACCTCCATGGTGCGCGCCGTGCGCGGCATGGGTGTCAAGATCGTCAACCAGCTTGGCACGGCCATAGTCGAGAACCGCGGCATTGCGCCCTATTTGCCGCGCATCTGCCAGTATCTGCTGAGCGAGGATCTCAAACTGCACGAAGCCCCGCGCTGGTGGCTTGGTGATCCCGCTTCCAAAAGTCATCTGGTTGACAATCTCGACGAGATGCTGATTTCCAACGCGCATGAAGGATCCGGGCGACCGGGCGAAGTGCGACCCGCCGTCGACGGGGCCGAACTTGACGAAGCGGGCAGGGAACAGCTCATGCAGCGCATCGAGCTGTTCGGCAATCAGATGATTGCAGAAAAGAAGATGGACTTTTCAACCACGCCCAGTTGGGACGGAAACAGCCTCAAGCCGCAATCCTTTGCCGTGCGCTTTTATACCTTCCGGCGTTCCAAGAACTATCAGGTCATGCCCGGTGGATTGTCGATGTCCCTTGGTGCCCAGAAGGCCGTGGGGCTCTATTCGCCCGATGGCATCACCCGCGACGTTTGGGTGCAAAGTGATGCGACACCCGCACCGTTCGAGAGCATCTGGGCAAGCCGGGAATCCCCATCTGCCTATTCCCGCGCCGGACGCTCGTTGCAAAGCCGCATAGCGGACAATCTTTTCTGGCTGGGCCGCAATGTGGAGCGCGCAGAATGGCAATTCCGCCTGTGCCGGCAGGCCTTGAGCCGCCTCAATGAGGACAGTGGTCCGGAGGAAGATCAGCGCACCATCACGACGGCCCTCAACAGCTTGATCCTGCGTGCCCCCAAAGCTCCGATCTTTGACGCCGGTTTCGGTGGCATGAACGAAATCGAGCGACTGGTCCGCACCATCCTTTATGGCAAGGGGCGGGTGCATGGCTTTCAAGAATCCCGGTTCCACATGCATCGGCTTGCGGGTCTGACCCGCGATCGCATGTCGTCTGACGCGTGGCGCATCCTCAATGACTTCTTCACGGATCGGCGCTGGCATCAACAGCCCGGATTCGTACATTCGGGGCAGGTGGTCGATCTGATCGATCGAGGGCTCATCAGCCTCGCCGCATTCTCGGGCGTTGCCATGGAGAATATGACTCGCAACTATGGTTGGCGGTTCCTGGATATGGGACGGCGCATCGAGCGGGCGGAAAATCTGTCTTCCCTGTTCAGCCGGCTGGTCTTCTCATCCGGCATGGCCGCAGATGCACCGCGCCGCATGATGTTCATTCTTGAAGTCGCGGACAGCTTCATCACCTATCGCTCGCGCTATCGCATCATGCCATCGCTGCCAGCAGTGATCGATCTTCTGTTGCTCGACGAGGCCAATCCGCGGTCCATGGTGTTCCAGATTGCAGCCCTTCATGATCACATCCACTCGCTGCCCAAGGAGCCTGAAATCGGCCAGCGCAGCGAAGAGAACCGATTGGTGCTCAGTCTGTTGTCCCAATTGCAGCTTGCAGAGGGCCATTTGCTAGCGCAGATCCCGCAACTGGATGAAGGCAAGGACATCGAGCAGATGATCGCCGAGGAATCCGAACTCGAACGCCTGTTGCGAGACCAGACGAACCAATTGCCGTTGCTCACGGAAATCCTGACCCGGCGCTATTTTACGCACACCGAAGAACAGCCCTATCGTATCTGA
- a CDS encoding transglutaminase family protein produces the protein MRYRITHKTDYRYANAVAQSNHLVHLAPRQTKGQLVESHELVISPRPASQRDFFDYFGNPTVHLTIEEDHNVLSIHAFSTIRVERDHAEAVENASASWETVRDLMRDPAHASEAEFSCYSGFTTPNHEIAEYGAQSFTPGRPLLDAVSELTSRIYTDFEYDGVVTDASTPVERVFEIMGGVCQDFAHLQLACLRAMGLPARYVSGYLRTYPPEGQPRLIGADASHAWISVWCPEAGWVDFDPTNNKVIADEHVTLTIGRDFEDISPISGIILGGGNHFVDVSVDVMPIDDNGNEIGASVDPEGAPAPAEQSQSQTSQTASQQPDLTRQNQQVQEQNQSVNAQSTQLQQAESASLSEDKDASETPPQPVTGDRTY, from the coding sequence ATGCGCTATCGTATCACGCACAAAACGGACTATCGCTACGCCAATGCCGTGGCGCAGTCCAACCATCTGGTTCATCTCGCTCCTCGCCAGACCAAGGGTCAGCTTGTCGAGAGCCATGAGCTTGTCATCAGCCCGCGTCCTGCGAGCCAGCGGGACTTCTTTGACTATTTCGGCAATCCCACGGTGCATCTGACCATCGAAGAGGATCACAATGTTCTGTCGATCCATGCCTTTTCCACGATCCGGGTCGAGCGTGATCATGCCGAAGCGGTCGAGAATGCTTCCGCCAGTTGGGAAACCGTGCGTGACCTGATGCGCGATCCGGCCCATGCTTCGGAAGCGGAATTCTCATGCTATTCGGGCTTTACCACCCCCAACCATGAGATCGCCGAATATGGCGCCCAGTCCTTCACGCCGGGACGGCCCTTGCTTGATGCCGTCAGTGAGCTGACAAGCCGCATCTACACCGACTTCGAATATGACGGTGTGGTCACCGATGCATCCACGCCCGTCGAGCGAGTGTTCGAGATCATGGGCGGTGTCTGTCAGGACTTTGCGCATCTTCAACTGGCCTGCCTGCGTGCCATGGGCCTTCCCGCACGCTATGTGTCGGGCTACCTGCGCACCTATCCGCCCGAGGGGCAGCCCCGGCTCATAGGGGCGGATGCGTCTCATGCATGGATATCCGTCTGGTGCCCCGAGGCAGGATGGGTGGATTTTGACCCGACCAACAACAAGGTCATTGCCGATGAGCATGTCACCTTGACCATCGGTCGCGATTTCGAGGATATCAGCCCCATTTCCGGCATCATCCTTGGCGGCGGCAACCATTTTGTCGATGTGTCCGTGGACGTGATGCCCATCGATGACAATGGCAACGAGATTGGCGCGTCAGTCGATCCCGAAGGCGCTCCCGCCCCGGCAGAGCAGTCCCAAAGCCAGACGAGCCAGACAGCGTCGCAGCAACCGGATCTGACACGTCAGAACCAGCAGGTTCAGGAGCAAAATCAATCCGTAAATGCACAGTCGACCCAACTTCAGCAGGCTGAAAGCGCTTCTCTCTCGGAAGACAAGGACGCCTCCGAAACGCCTCCCCAACCGGTTACGGGCGACAGGACCTACTAG